A portion of the Deferribacterota bacterium genome contains these proteins:
- a CDS encoding DUF3160 domain-containing protein, with translation MNTDAWQLKELTTALASWSQLRHDTILYAKHLCS, from the coding sequence ATGAACACAGATGCTTGGCAATTAAAGGAATTAACTACAGCATTGGCATCCTGGAGCCAACTCAGACACGATACTATCCTGTATGCAAAGCATCTGTGTTCATAA